The genomic region GACCGCGAGAGTGGTAAATAAAAAGGAGTACATCGATACGCCGGCCCTGGTGCTGGATCTGGACAAGCTGGATGCGAACCTGGCCGTGATGTCCGAGTATTTCAGCGGCGTTGAGGCCGACCTCAGGCCGCACATCAAGACCCACAAGTGCCCGATCCTGGCCCAAAAACAGGTGGCCGCAGGCGCCATCGGCGTTACCTGCGCCAAGGTGGGGGAGGCGGAGGTGATGGCAAAGGCCGGCATATCCGATATCCTTATCGCCAACCAGGTGGTCAGCCCGAAAAAGATCATGCGGCTTCTGGACCTTTTGAACATCAGCGACGTGAAGGTGGCGGTGGAAGCTTTGGAGAACGTTGCCGCCCTCAACGACGCCGCGGAGTCCAGAAATACGGTGTTGAAGGTCCTCATCGAGATCGATGTAGGGATGCACCGCTGCGGTGTGGCCACGGCACAGGATGCGATTGAGATGGCGAAAAAAATCGATAGGATGAAGCACATCGAGCTTGCCGGCATCATGGGCTACGAGGGCCACATCATCTTCACTTTCGATCGGGATGAGCGGGCGAAGCTCGGGACCGGGTGCATGGAGGAGCTGGTTGCGGTAAAGGCGGAGCTCGAGCGGGCGGGATTTCCGATACCCATCGTCTCCGGCGGCGGCACCGGCACCTTTGATATCGCCTCGAAGGTCCCCGGCGTCACCGAGGTGCAGGCCGGATCGTACCTGACGATGGACGCCACCTACGGGTACCTGAACCTGGGGTTCGAGCAGGCCGTGACGCTGATATCCACGGTCATCGCCGTGCACGGGGATCACGTGATTATCGATTGCGGCATGAAATCGATCACCAGCGAATTCGGCATGCCCGCGCCTGTGGGGCTTCCCGGCGTGAGCCTTGCGTCTCTTTCGGAGGAGCACGGGCACCTGAATGTGGAGGGGAAGACGAAGCTGAAGGTGGGGGACATGGTGGAGCTGGTCCCCACCCACGGATGCACCACCATCAACCTCCATGATCATTTTTACCCGGTACGGAATGGTATGGTGGAGGGGATCTGGGAGATTTCCGCCAGGGGTAAATTCGTATAACCCCGGAAGACGGCCGGGCCGGACGGCAAAAGAGTCGTTTTTCTCCGGCACGGTTATTATAGGCGACACAGAACCGGACGGCGCGTATACGCCGTCCGGTTTTTTTCTATTAAAAAACGGAACAGAGAGACCCTCCGGACTGTCTTGAAAGACGAATCAGGAAACGAGGAGGCAGCAATGGCAAAAAAAATCGCGGCTCTTATATTTATTTTCGTCTGCACATCGGTGGCCTGGATGATCCTGGGCGCCACGGTGGAATACCGTACCGACGAATACGGCAACCGGCTCTATGGCGAGGTCGAGGAGCTCTACGGAAGCGTCCAGTACCAGTACGCGCCGATAATCAGCTACAGCTATCCGGAAGCGGTTGAGAGGACGGATCCGAAGACCAAGAAGATCTTCACGGAAACAAAGACCGTAAACGGGAGGCTCCCGATTTCGGGGAGCGCCATTTTTGTGGATTTCAACCTCGATTATCGAAAAAAAGGGCTGTTATGGTACAGCACGTATACGGTCGGCTTCGACGGTACGTACTCCATTGTCAACGACACCGGGCACGACGTGACGATGAAAATTTTTCACAAGTTTCCCGCCACCAATACCGAGTATGATGATTTCCATTTCTATCTCGGAGAGGACGAGATGGAAAAGCTCACCTGGCGGGAAAACGGCGTTGAAACCGACGTGGAAGCGGCGGCGGGGGAAACGATCGTCTTCCGCGTCGTCTACCGGTCCAGGGGCCAGGATCAGTGGTTCTATTGTTTCGGTGAGGACGAGATTGTCGAGGTGAAGAACTTCTCGCTGACGGCGAATACGGATTTTGTTGCGGTGGACTATCCGACCGGCTCCATCTCACCCACCACCGTCAGTGAAGATACGGACGGCATGGTGATGTCCTGGGAGTACACCCGGAAGATATCCGGGAAGCAGATCGGCGTCGAGATGCCCAAGAAGATCAATCCCGGCCCCCTGGTGGGAAGGATCACGTTCTTCGCGCCGGTATCGCTCCTGTTCTTTTTCTTCATACTGTTTATGATCACAACGCTGAAAGAAATCAGGATGCATCCGATGAACTATTTCTTCCTGGCGTGCGCGTTTTTCGCGTTCCATCTCCTGTTCGCATACCTGGTGGATCACCTCAACGTGCATCTCTCCTTTGCGATCTCATCGGTGGTGTCGCTGTTCCTTGTCATCTCATATTTGCGGCTGGTGGTGGGGGGGAGGTTCGCGTTTCTCCAGGCGGGGGTGCTACAGCTGGTCTACCTGGTGCTGTTCTCCTATACCTTTTTCTTCAAGGGATACAGCGCGCTGATCGTCACCATCGCCTCGATTATCACCCTGTTTGTGGTGATGCAGATGACGGGGAGCATCAAGTGGGATGAAAAATTCAAGGCGCTGTCGAAAAACGGCGGATCATCCGGCGCAATATCGTCTCCGGAGAAATGACCGCTTTCGCATCGCGGATGCACCGAGACCGACAAGCTTTGTTTCAGAGTGAGGCCCGAAAACTCAGTTTTCGGGCCTCAGCCGTTCAATCCGTATCTGGTATATGCGCCGGGATCCTCCCGTGTCGAGAGAAAGATCGACGCCCTGCGGGGGATTAGGACGGCGCTCGTGAAGGTCTGATAGTAAGGACCATTGGTGATGAGTCCGGAGCCCTCATTGGAGAAGAGGCCCATCAGGTCCCAGCCGGTGGGGGGGGGTGTCGTGGAAAGGATCGTGTGGGCGGCGTTGAATCGCCTCTCGCTGGATTCATACATGCGCCTGTAGCGAAGTGCGGCGGGTGCGTCGGCCGGGAATGTTTCATCATGGGGGATGTCCCTCGCCATCATGCCCGGGGCCAGGAAATGCTGGGCGGTGATGATCGGAGCCGCAATGTTCGGCGTTCGGATTTCCGCAGCATTAGGGGTGAATTCCAGTATCATCGCCGTGTGCATATCCGCAAGACTCACGAAACCCGACGCACCCCGGGGCGCCTCCATCAAAAGAGACGCAGCATCCCGGACGTTTGTGCATCGGGCCAGCGCCCTCCGGACGGACAGGGATGGAGGGATCACCCCCTCCCCGTCCCCTTCCGTGGGCTTAAGGCCCAGGGCCAGGGCGAGGCCCTTTTCGTTGATGCCGAAAAACGCCCCCGAAAACGGCACGAAATCGAGCTCTATCCACGCATGCCCCCGATCGGGCCTTCGGGTGATGAGGGAGGCCATGGGGAAAAGCACGGGTACGGTATCGATGATGACGCCCAGGGCCGGGGTGCCGTTGTCGGTCCGCTCGCCGTCGGCCCGGGGAACGGCCGCCATGAGGGATATGATCGGAGGCACCGGGCCGAAGGCGCGTCCCAGCTCCAGGGAAAACATGTCGGAAAGCCGGGTTACGTCCAGAATGGCGCCGTCTGCCAGCGCCTCGATGTGGGAATATTCATCCGACAGACGGGCGTGGATATACCCGAGCATGTTTCGGGAGAGCGCGGAATTCCCCAAGCCCGGCAGCCCCGAGAGAGTCCCGCCCCAGATGATTCGCTCCAGCGTATCCTTGTAGATGCCCCCGAGGGTGCGTCCCGCGGATTCGGGATCGCCGGCAAGGGTGATGTGCCTCATTATGGGCCCTCACAAGACGGGCTCACGGCGAATGGAAGAAAGCCGCCGTATTGCCCGTGTGCGTTCAAACAGGTCCGTTCCCGGCGTCGCATTATTTCCCGCCGCCCGGGGCGATCCCCCGGCTCCGATAGAATTCCACGGCCCCCGGGTGCAGGGGCAGGACGTTCGATCGTGCGCATGCCGACAGGGGAATCGGCACGGGCGAGAATTCGGTTGTATACGGATCGGTCGGGTACAGTCCCTCAAGGAGCGCCGTGACGGTCTTTTTCGGAAGAGAAGCGCTCGCCACGAGGTACACGGGACGGGCGACGGTAACGATCGGCTCTGACTGATCCGGGTACGTCCCGGCGGCCAGGATGACAGGCCGCCATATCGGATATGCCGCCGTGAGCTTGTCCGCGATCTCCCCCTCGATCGGCATGATGACGACGTCATCTCCCATGATCCGCCGCACGTGGGTCACCGGCTCGTAGGGGGCGATGCCGGGGAGAAAGGCCCCGTCCAGCGACCCGTCGATGACCAGCTCCGCGGCGGTTTCCGGATCCCATCCGTATCCGCCCCCCTCAATGGGGGCGGCGTCCGCGGTCGACAGCATCATCTGGGCCCCCTCCCGGTCCATATCGCCGGGGGAGCCGAGAAACACCACCGAATCGGTCAGGTCGGCGAGGGTTCCCTCACGGGCCCGGTGGGCGGAGAGCAGAATGTGCTCATCGACCATTCCCACAACGCCCAGCGATCTCAGCTTGGTGGAGCTTTTTCCCGAAGTTCCCAGATATGCCGTAAGGGAATCCACCAGGGCCAGGTCAGCGGTTTCGTGTTTGAGACGAGAGATATTATCGACGTATCCTTCGGAGGGATTCACGGTCAGGGTGATGCCCTGATCGCCCGTCCTTTCCTCCAGGGATATTGAAAGATTGATGCCCAGCGCCCAGGAAGACCCGTCAATGGGGCCTGCGGAAAGGACAAGCTCCTGTGCCGATCCTGTAAGGGGAAGACACGGGATGAGTATCAGCGTGCAGAGAAGAAAAACAATTCGTTTCATACAAGGCGTTTCGTTTTTTGACGGCATCTTATATGAGAAATCGGCAAAGTCAAGGAAAAATCGGTGACATCCTCCCCGTCTGCACGCGTGAGCAATGAGAAAAATTTAATACTATTTTTATTGACACACGGCCGTCATCCCCGGTATCGTAACCAACACTTATGTGATCCCTGTCACATATTGCGGTGATTCTCATTCGAAAAAATATTGTAGCGTCGTTTCTGATCTTTTTCATCCTAATCGCCGTCAGGGCGAGTGCGTTGGAGGTTCAGCTTGATTTCTCCGCCTTTCCGGGAGAAACGGCCGAGCTCTTTCGAGAGAATTTCGAGGGGCTTGAAAACGATCTGGCGAAACTCCCCGGCGACGTTGGTCGGGTTCTGGTATACAAAGACGAACGGCTCGACGCCTACAAGATTTCCCTGATACTGGGACTCGATACATCCATATTCGGCGTGACTTCCCACAGTGTCTACACCGACACGCTCGATCTGACCTACTTTGTGCCTCATTTCATCGCAATTCAGGATTATCTCGACGCCGTCAAGCGTTCGGCGTCCGATGTTGAGAGGAAACGATTCATCGGACGCATCATAATGAGCATCATGCTCATCAACGGAGAGGGGGATATACTGGAGTTTTACGCCGAGACGGATTTTTTCTTCGGCGTTCGCGAGGCGGTTATATCCCCGAATTTTTCGTTTGAAAAAAGCGGCCGGAAACAGGTGACCATATACATGGAGCCCATCGATATCGTCAGCCAGGTGTTCATCCTCCCGCCGGCGCGGGATGAATCGGGCGCCCTGACGCCGGCGAGCTTGATCTATAACTTTCTCTCCTTCGATTACTGAGGGCCCGAAGGGGCGTAC from Candidatus Zymogenaceae bacterium harbors:
- a CDS encoding inner membrane CreD family protein, whose product is MAKKIAALIFIFVCTSVAWMILGATVEYRTDEYGNRLYGEVEELYGSVQYQYAPIISYSYPEAVERTDPKTKKIFTETKTVNGRLPISGSAIFVDFNLDYRKKGLLWYSTYTVGFDGTYSIVNDTGHDVTMKIFHKFPATNTEYDDFHFYLGEDEMEKLTWRENGVETDVEAAAGETIVFRVVYRSRGQDQWFYCFGEDEIVEVKNFSLTANTDFVAVDYPTGSISPTTVSEDTDGMVMSWEYTRKISGKQIGVEMPKKINPGPLVGRITFFAPVSLLFFFFILFMITTLKEIRMHPMNYFFLACAFFAFHLLFAYLVDHLNVHLSFAISSVVSLFLVISYLRLVVGGRFAFLQAGVLQLVYLVLFSYTFFFKGYSALIVTIASIITLFVVMQMTGSIKWDEKFKALSKNGGSSGAISSPEK
- a CDS encoding DSD1 family PLP-dependent enzyme, with amino-acid sequence MTARVVNKKEYIDTPALVLDLDKLDANLAVMSEYFSGVEADLRPHIKTHKCPILAQKQVAAGAIGVTCAKVGEAEVMAKAGISDILIANQVVSPKKIMRLLDLLNISDVKVAVEALENVAALNDAAESRNTVLKVLIEIDVGMHRCGVATAQDAIEMAKKIDRMKHIELAGIMGYEGHIIFTFDRDERAKLGTGCMEELVAVKAELERAGFPIPIVSGGGTGTFDIASKVPGVTEVQAGSYLTMDATYGYLNLGFEQAVTLISTVIAVHGDHVIIDCGMKSITSEFGMPAPVGLPGVSLASLSEEHGHLNVEGKTKLKVGDMVELVPTHGCTTINLHDHFYPVRNGMVEGIWEISARGKFV
- a CDS encoding TAXI family TRAP transporter solute-binding subunit — its product is MKRIVFLLCTLILIPCLPLTGSAQELVLSAGPIDGSSWALGINLSISLEERTGDQGITLTVNPSEGYVDNISRLKHETADLALVDSLTAYLGTSGKSSTKLRSLGVVGMVDEHILLSAHRAREGTLADLTDSVVFLGSPGDMDREGAQMMLSTADAAPIEGGGYGWDPETAAELVIDGSLDGAFLPGIAPYEPVTHVRRIMGDDVVIMPIEGEIADKLTAAYPIWRPVILAAGTYPDQSEPIVTVARPVYLVASASLPKKTVTALLEGLYPTDPYTTEFSPVPIPLSACARSNVLPLHPGAVEFYRSRGIAPGGGK